The segment GTACTAGGCTGATAATGTTCTGATGTCTAGAGATACTTGAAGGCATGTCTGCTTAGTTCTAACAATTGCTTATTCtgttataaaaaaacccctacattAGTTCATATTAAATTTACTTCAAAATGCAGCCCCATATACAGCTTAACTTAGCCTTTAAAATAGGAACAGAAATGGCATAATATTCTATTTTTTCCACCCCATACCAATTTCTATATTATTTCTCACAGTATGTATGTGGCTTCTAGGTGTAAGATACAGggtatatttattttcctttgcatttaGGAACAGATTCACTTGTCTGTGTAGGATGTGTGTGGTTGCTAGAGGTGGCAAAATAAAGATAGGGGTGCCTTGCATCACAACGGAAGATGATAAAGCTTATAATCACACTAAATTTCTTGTAGCCTTAAGAAACAGAAGAGGGAGAGGCTACGGAAGTTGTTACTCTCttgttgtttcttcttccttctccttcccaagAGAATTAACTTGATCTGAACTACTCTGGTAGGTGTTGTCATCAGGATTTATTACACAGTGTTGGGACTGACCTGTAaaagttttctcttttgcaaAGATAAAGTTTACTTGCATTGTAAGAGGGGTTGACTCATTGTTTTTAACCATAATTGTaatactgtttatttttttcttctgtcccaGACCACTGGAACTTTTAACAAAGGGGTAAAAGTTGAAATTTGTGTGGAAAGAGAGTGAAAAAATCACATGAACATATGTGGGATGTCTAGGTAGCCTTACTGttgcagagaagaaaggaattcCTAATACAGAGTTTTAAGATGAAAAGACTTATAAAATCTTAAAAGATTAACTTAAACCAGACACTCAAGATTCACCTGAGTGTTGTCAGCATGCATGTTTAAAGTTTTGGgttgtgtttaattttaaattctctaaataaatattttccctttcaccCTGTTCTTATTTCCCCCTCTCTTATTCTTTTCCATCCCCTAGTTTTCACCTCTTCTAATTCCACCCTGCCAAATTTCCCCTCCCTGCTTCATGTTCTCTCTTGTGTTAATGCAGGTTCTTGAATTCTTTAGAGAGACTGTATTTActaaaaagtttaataaaatgTCATCCCTTTTGAAGTTAGTTTGATGAACTGAACTGCAGAATTTGCATCTTACAACTGAGAAACCTGTAATTTGTGACTCATACCTGGGAACATTTTTCACTATTGTTTTTAGGAATGgacataaaatttattttgaataatttttctcctctgtagGCATATTGGCACTTTGGATATGAATATAAACACATTAATACAGATGATATAATGTACATACAGAGTACATCTGTATGccttcacacacacagaggcacatGCTTGTCATACGTGTATGTCTGTTAAGTAGCACTGGACAAAATGCTGCCAGGAAACTTTATATGGTTTCTGCACTTCTAGATAAGGCTCAAAATTACCGGTGGTACTGGCTGTGCCTAAATTTAAAGATTATGGGAAATGGCCATAGCAAGCTGCCACATAAATAACTagtggaaagtgaaaggaggaAGGTAGCTTGTGAGAAAGTATTCATTTCCAAAATGCAGCACAGAGAGGTGAAAACAAAGGGAAGACAGAGTCTTAGATGTTCACTCTGTACATTAAGTTTAATGGTACTATCACCAGCTTCATATGACAGGAAATGACCTGGGCGTTTTGTTCACTTATTCTGGATGCCCTTAGTTTCAGAGAGCAACTGGTAACATGGATTGCACCTCGGAAGGGGACAGCTGAACTCTCCCTCTGGCTTTAGTAAGGAAAGAGCAGCGATGAAATCCGTGGACTGTGTGCACGTCATCCAACAGAAGGATACcgcctcctctccctctgccccccCTGGTGCTGCTTCAGGCACCGCGGGACTTTTTTCTGTCACATTCCTGTGGCTTGCAATGCTCCTGTCCTCTTGTCTTGCAGCAGTGTCTCTTTACCATGTTATCATCCTGAAAACAGAACTAGAAGCTCTGCGCAGCGAGCTGATCTACAGCGTCCAGGCAAGGTCTCCGCTAGACCGGCCACTCGTGTCCCCTGATGAAAATAAAGCAGGTACCCCTGTTTCTTCCTTCctgaaagtgtctgcagctggctccaggcaggTAAGCTGGAGGGGTGGGTTTTGGCTTGCAGGGCATGGACAAATGTGGGGCTGCTCTCACTCGCTGTTGCTTCTCCTTGTTAGGAGAGCAGGCTTGCTGGTGCTGGCCCAGCTGAGAGCTTCCAAAAGGAAATCTGGAACGGGAGTAGAAACAGGGGCAGGCGGTCTGTTGctgacacagaagaaaaaggtaaaTACCAGCTGATGAAGCAGATTGGGATGCCCCAGTTGGATACTCTCTAGAGAAAAGCAGGAGTGTTTGATCCATGCTTTCTTTCTCCTATCAGTTGACCATGTTCCCGGAGCCCGTTCTGGTTTTCAAAACTATTGGTGGATGAATGGTGTTAACCATAGGCATATTCTCTTAAAGGAAAGAATATTGAAATCGTAGAATGTTTTGGAtttgaagggacctttaaaggccaTGTAATCCAACCATCCTGCCATGAGTAGGGACATACTGTTTAAGCTACCAGATTTTTATGCTATCTACAGGTTAAACTTTGAATGTTAGATCCCAAATCTGCATGATGTGTTAGAGTTGAGAAAGGCAACTTCAAATCATTCAGCTTTTAAACTGTTCAATTCTCTCTGATCAAAATAGGAGGGAAATCTATTAATAAAAATGCCAATTCACTTTTCTGGGAAACATGCTCACCCTAAAAGAGAGAAGTAATAAGAACTTTAGGGAAATAggagatttaaagaaaaaaggctgGCTTGTACCTGACAAAAAGGGCAGACTACAAGGAATTCAGAAGTTTAACTTAATTTCTACATTAAAACAACCTAACAATAAATAGTAAAATTAATAAGGGAATGCCTAtcaaataagattttttttagtcatggttctcctttttaaaatgttctgcaAAGAACACTGAAGACTGTGCTCCATAAAAGACCTCAGATGTGTATTATAGAGTTGACATATTAATGGGATATACTCGTTTCCTTTGGGGATAAAATGcctacatttctttctttttccgAATACACAATGAGGCCTTATAAgatgaaatgcagaattttattATACCAGTTAGCACACATACTCTAATTgcactaaataaaaatatttctgagttGCTAAATCAGAAATATTCACTCTTCTTATGTATACTTTTATATCGTTTTAACTGATATCTTGAACTATTTAGAGGAGTGAAATGGAGTAAATTATAGGTAAAGACTAAATGAAGCTTTGCATAAAATGTGTATCTCAGTGAGGAACTAACATGAAATGTATTTCACTTGAGCTTCAGTAAgctaaatgaaattaaagtttTAGAGTATAATTGTTGTACTTCCAatattcaaaaaaaaccccactaattTAGGTCATCATTTAAAATCCACAAGCTTATACGAGATTTATTCTATTTCATTAGTAGTCTTCTATTCAAGATTTTGGCTAAGAAAGATTTCGCAAACAGGACTGAGGTCATGATTGCTTAAATTACATTTCTTGTAGCCTGTTTCCTATCACAGTAACCACAGAcatcccctgccctccccatccTAGGAACTCCCAAATA is part of the Prinia subflava isolate CZ2003 ecotype Zambia chromosome 3, Cam_Psub_1.2, whole genome shotgun sequence genome and harbors:
- the TNFSF13B gene encoding tumor necrosis factor ligand superfamily member 13B isoform X1, coding for MKSVDCVHVIQQKDTASSPSAPPGAASGTAGLFSVTFLWLAMLLSSCLAAVSLYHVIILKTELEALRSELIYSVQARSPLDRPLVSPDENKAGTPVSSFLKVSAAGSRQESRLAGAGPAESFQKEIWNGSRNRGRRSVADTEEKVLQACLQLIADSKSDIQQKDDSSIVPWLLSFKRGTALEEQGNKIVIKETGYFFIYGQVLYTDTTFAMGHLIQRKKAHVFGDDLSLVTLFRCIQNMPQSYPNNSCYTAGIAKLEEGDELQLTIPRRRAKISLDGDGTFFGAVRLL